The region TTTAACTGGGCGGTTGACGGTGTTGAATCTAGACCGGCCCTTAGAAGAGGATCGACCCGGAACCACGGTGAGTTTAGACGTGTTAAAAAATCAGGGCTTTAATCTATCTAAAAATATTTGGGAAACCCGAACAGGGGCGGCCCAGTTATTGGCTCCAGGCTCTGTCATTGCCGACGAATATTTAATCCTATTAGACCGCCTAGAAAGGTCTTTTTTGGTGGTGTGGAATGCGCCCCAACCCTTTGAGCGTTTTGCTAACACCAATGTTAGTTTAACCCTAACGGGCGATAATCAAATTGCTCCGGAGTTACCGGGTAATCTCTGGCTAGAAGGGACCACCCAGCAGAGAAATAATGTCACAGAATTTGTGGTTTACAATGCCATGTGGGAAGGGGATGCCACTAGTTTAGGACGTTTAACCTTATCCGGTAGTGGCAGTAATTTACAGCTTTCTCTGGTAGATGAAGCCAATCAATCTAATTTAATGGCTACTAAGTTTAGGCTTAGGTATCGGGTGACCAATGAAGATCCTAGGTTTCGCCCCCCTTCCACCTATACTCTGCGCTATGAAGGTGAAATTGAAGATAGTTTGGTCACAGTTAATGGTAATCAATTCACCATTGACATTGGTCAACTGCCAATTCCCCCTAAGGATTTAGAATCCGGCACAGGGGTAGAAATTGAGCTAGTAGCCGAAAGAACTTTTTCTGGTAATACTGCTGAACAGAAGCTGACTATTCGAGATTTAATTAGGAGTAGAAATTAAGAGAGTCTCACTAATTTCATCGACTGAAAATTGACTTAGAGCCTGTTTGTAAAGTCTGATTTCTCCCCCTAAATCTCCTCACTAAAGCTCCGGCAAT is a window of Synechocystis sp. PCC 7338 DNA encoding:
- a CDS encoding collagen-like protein, encoding MRFASILALAIPLNLVATSLTATPLTNGECLLLAQASQRRNVGSVGAPGARGVDGQDGADTDNLTVFSDGSPMTLNLAGRDGAPGTPGAEGSPANCPALDTSQRQDVQMANGSDGGDGGNGGNGGNGGSITIYTRNLNSLNQIFVGAAGGKGGPPGLGGTGGQACQCSQPYWTVENCSGRPGDSGYRCSTEEFRCFNGLNGRDGRSGIAGQDGLTGRLTVLNLDRPLEEDRPGTTVSLDVLKNQGFNLSKNIWETRTGAAQLLAPGSVIADEYLILLDRLERSFLVVWNAPQPFERFANTNVSLTLTGDNQIAPELPGNLWLEGTTQQRNNVTEFVVYNAMWEGDATSLGRLTLSGSGSNLQLSLVDEANQSNLMATKFRLRYRVTNEDPRFRPPSTYTLRYEGEIEDSLVTVNGNQFTIDIGQLPIPPKDLESGTGVEIELVAERTFSGNTAEQKLTIRDLIRSRN